From the Planktothricoides raciborskii GIHE-MW2 genome, the window AAGCCTGCCCCCGCGCGGGGGGCGGGAATCCACTCACATCTCTGTATTTTATAAATCCGAGAACTGCTATATCTCCGTTGACCCAGATTTAACCTGTGACTGGGGAGAAGTTAACGAGAAGCCCGGACTAACAAAACTCCGCCAATGGTCAAACCAATTCCACTGGGCAACCAAGCGGCCAAAACCGGAGATAAAATTTGAATTTGTCCCAAAGCATTGGTTAAAAATGCTAATAAATAATATCCAAACACAATCAAGATACTAATGCCAAAGCTGGTGGCTTTGCTGACCCGTCTGGGGCGGATACCGAGAGTTGAACCGACCAAAGCAAAAACGACACAAACAAAAGGTAAGGCATATTTTTGTTGAATCCGTACCTCCATTTTGCGAATTTCATCCTCATCTGCACCCTGACGCAGAATTGCCAAGCGTTCTTTTGCTTGAGCAATATTCATTTCTCCATAATCTCGACCTCTTTGGGCTAAATCTAAAGGAGTGCGAGGGAGTTGGAGTTGTTGGCGATCGAAGCGAATAATATTGCGATAGGAACCATCGGGGGCAATTAAATAAATGGTGCCATTGAAAAAATCCCAGCTATTTTGGGAAAAATTCCATTGGGCTAATTCAGCGGAAACGATTTGCGTCAGACCTTGCTCGGATCTGTCCAAAATCGTTAATTTTTTCATATCTTTCCCATCAAACTGTTCGGCATAGAACAAGCGTTTCATCACGTTGACTCTTTGGCCGTCGGCTTGGGTAACTCTTTCAAATTCTGTGTGGATAATATTACGGTCTTGAAACGGTAGTTTTTCTCGTTTCAAGGCTCTTTCTAAGGTAGTTGAAGCTTGGTAGTTGGCTACGGGAACGATCGCCTCGTTAAAGGCAAAGGTCATGGCAGTCACCAATAAACTCACCATCATAGCCGGGAAGACTAACCGATAAACACTTACCCCACAACTGCGTAAGGCTACTAACTCGCTATCCGCCGACAATCGACTGTAAGCCATTAAAGTTGCCAGCAACATTGACATGGGAAAGGCTAACACTAAAAATTCTGGAAGTTTCAACAAAAAAACTTCGATGGCGATTTCCCATGCCAGACCTTTCTCTGTCACCTGGCGAATCAGTTCAAATAAAGTGTCAACGGATACTCCTACGGAACAAAACGCGCCAATTCCAAACAGAAATGGACCGATAAGTTCTCGGATGATATATCGATCCATCATCGTCAGCTTTAAAGGAAACCCGAGCAGATTTATAGACGTATTCACACGACTAAAAGATGTCATATTTTTTTTATTCAGCAGCATATGATTGGCATGAACCGATTAAAGGTTTAATCTAAACCCAGAAATCTAGATGTTACACACCTATACCTATACCTATACCTATATATTATACATTTATTAAAGTCTAAGATTAAAGTTTAAATTGCTCTCCTAAATAATATTGTCGAACCAAAGGATTATTATAAAGTTCTTCAGGGGTTCCCGAAGCGATGATTTCTCCATCTCTCATAATGTAAGCCCGGTCAGTAATCGCCAAAGTCTCACGGACATTGTGATCCGTGATTAAGATGCCGATATTTTTCTGACGCAATTTAGCAATCATAAGCTGAATTTCTGATACGGCAATTGGATCGACTCCCGCAAAGGGTTCATCTAACAAAAGAAATTTTGGCCCGGTGACCCCCATCCCTAAAGCTCTCGCCAATTCGGCTCGCCGTCGTTCACCTCCTGAGAGTTGAATTCCTAAAGTTGATGATACTTTTTCTAGGCGGAATTCACGGAGCAGTTGATGTAGGCGATCGCTCCATTCATGTTTAGGAATCTTGCTTTGCTCTAGGACTAAAAGAATATTTTGTCGTGTAGTCAGGTGGCGAAAAATACTCGCCTCTTGAGCGAGATAAGCAATCCCTAAATTGGCTCTTTGATCGATGGATAATTGGGTAATTTCTAACTCATTCAGCCAAACATGGCCTTGATTTGGTTTTTCTAACCCAGTTGCAATGTAAAAAGTGGTCGTTTTTCCCGATCCATTTGGGCCGAGTAATCCGACAATCTCTCCTTGATCTAAGGTTAGGTTCACGCGCTTGACGACTACCCGCTTACCATAGATTTTATAGATGTTTTCCAGATGGATGTTCACGTTGATGATTTTTCCTGAATGGCTGAATTGGTCAACGATTCCGTAAAAATCACGAGGGTAATTTTACCGACATTTGACCTCAGATTAATCATTTTAATCATTTTTTACTAGCGAGGAATATTCGGCGCCGATGATTGATTCGATGCGTTTGGGTCAGGAATCAAATAAATAGATTCTACTTGCTGGTTTTTTTCTGGAACCGCAATAAATCTCCCCTCATCAATTAAATAAGTAATGGTTTCGGCTCGTAAACTATTCCCTTGTTGCAGAATATAGGCATTTCCCGTCAAAACAATCCGACGTTCGCGACTAAAATACTGAGCTTGAGCAGCAGTCCCTTGCATTTGTCGGGCGGGATAGTTAATTTGCACGTTACCACGAGCGGTGACTATTCCGGTTTTCGCATCCGCCTCTTGAATGTCTGAACGAACACTTAAAGATTGTGCGTTCGCCGCTTGGTTCGCGTTGGCGATTTGAGTATAAGTGGGAGTGGCGATCGCCCCAGCTAGGGCGATCGGCAGAATTAATCCCAATCCACACTGAACTAAAAATGAAGATTTTCTCACAGAATGCATCATGGCTGGTAATGGTTCACACGGTTAACAATTAATTTAACCACGGCCAGGGGTGACACTAGGCCGCTATTGATAGTTTAGCCAATCCTAGCAACACTTCCTCCGGAATAATTTCCCCGTGGTGTTGTGGGGATTGGCTTTAGGCATACTGACTTGATGGGATTTCTATAAGTTTCCTATTGCCTGAATCGGTGATTTCCCCTGGTGTTTTGCCATCGAATAGCTTCTTAGGTTCTTAGAGGTTCTTAGGATCTGAGGATTTCAGAACAATTAAGCATTCGTAGACATTGACTAATCTGAGAGGCTCCCCAATAACTGGCATTTTAAAACTCAATTAGGCGATCGCAGTTGAATTAGTCAACGGTTGATTTGACTAATTTTGGGCAAAGATAACCCTGGGTTATCCGGCATTGAATTCTCAGGCATATTGCCAAACAATTGATCGGTTAATTTGACTACATTTTCCGGGCCTACTTCTTGAAGCTTCTGCAAGATTTGGCTACTTATTTGGAGTATTTCCGCTACATTAATCTCAAAATAAGTAGGTTGATAACTTCTTAAACGGCTCATCCCTTCTCCTAACAGAATTGCCGCCCCTTTCCAGTTATGATTGCTCAAATGATATAAAGCAACAGCAATTTGCAGAATTCCTTGATAAAATTTTTTGTCTGGTTCTGATGCTTCCATCCATAAACTTTCTAAAGTATCGTGACAAGCATAGAAATCCTGCTGATTAAATTGTTCGACTGCTTGCCAAAACTCTGGGGGTATTGAATTTGACATTGATTTTTGCTCTGCCGCTTAATTGACTTATGGTGATTTCTTTATGGGGATTGGCAAATTATCTCTTTTGCGCTATCAACGATTTAATACTTTCATCACAGAAAGCTAGATTTTAGAGTAAAAAAACACCGGCAAAAAAGCCGGTATTTTCATAAAAACAATTAAGCAATACTATTTCTGACTGCTTCTAATTCTGCCATTGATATTTCTTGGGTCGCCCCAGCAAAATCATTGTCGGGGGTCAGGAAAAGCATACAGTGGCATTCTTTGCGCTCGCGCATAGGCACACAAGGACAGTTCCAAAAAGTCGCTTTTACTTCCGCTGCTTTATCTTCGTAATGACGACAAGGACAAAGCGGTGAACCCAATTCATCCTTATGTTTCGCCAGTCCTTCAATTACCACCGCTGTCACGGAAAGATCAACACAAAAGTAAGTTCCGGTGCGTTGGGCATACTGTTCAGCAAACTTTTTCATTGCCTCTAGGTTTTTTTCGGTGGAGAGCTTTTTACTATCTGTTGGGTTCATGCCATCTGCCTTGAAAATCTTGTGATGTTTATATTTTAGCGCAAATTTATCCCATAATTTGTGAATATTAATGTCGCAATTCTCTGATTTGTCCAGCCGATCCCTTGGACACTTGTCACAGATCCCGCTTGACAAATAATTAAGGGTGAGTAGGTAAAAATAGCGATCGCCTATAGGATTTAGGGTGGATTTCGCGATTAGTCACCCCGCTCTGAGGACTCTGGCACCTCCGACCGCCGGGATGGCTTATCCTGACGCTTTGAAGTAATATTCGCTGATGGTCTTCAAGCTTAAACCTGAACAGATGCAAATAATTCGTCACCCCCGGCAACAAACTTATCCCGAATAATCTTGTAGTTTATGATTAGGTAAATCCACTCTCTGTGGAAAAATGGTTAATTGCAGTCTGGTCTACAGAAAATTGTTGGCATCCCGAAAGCCCAATACAACTGTTCTTCGGTCTGAATTAATGTTCTCTATAATTTCTCGCGAGTACCTGCATTCCCTTAGCTATGCTTAATCCCAATCTGGATGAAATCCAGTTAACTAAAGACGACTACGAACGTTACTCCCGTCACCTGATTTTGCCGGAAGTCGGCGTTGCCGGACAAAAACGCCTCAAAGCCGCCAGTGTCTTGTGTATTGGCACTGGTGGTCTCGGTTCTCCCCTATTGCTATATTTAGCCGCAGCGGGCATTGGCCGATTGGGGATTGTCGATTTTGATGTGGTCGATCATTCCAACCTGCAACGGCAAGTCATTCACGGCACTTCCTGGGTGGGCAAACCAAAGATTTCTTCCGCCAAACATCGGATTCACGAAATTAACCCATTTTGCCAAGTCGATCTATACAATACCCGCATCAGTTCTCAGAATGCTCTGGAATTGATTTCTCCCTATGACATAGTAGTTGATGGCACGGATAATTTCCCTACCCGATACCTGGTTAACGATGCTTGCGTCTTACTGAATAAACCTAATGTTTACGGTTCTATTTTCCGGTTTGAAGGACAAGCCACGGTGTTTAATTACCAAGAAGGCCCCAACTACCGAGACCTCTATCCCGAACCCCCACCGCCGGGAATGGTGCCTTCTTGTGCGGAAGGCGGTGTTTTAGGGATTTTGCCGGGAATTATTGGCGTAATTCAGGCGACGGAAACCGTAAAAATTATTCTTCGCCAGGGAAATACCCTCAGTGGTCGCCTACTATTATTTAATGCACTGGAAATGAAGTTCCGGGAATTGAAACTGCGACCCAATCCAGAACGTCCCGTGATTTCTAAACTGATTGACTACGAACAATTCTGTGGCATTCCTCAAGCCAAAGCCCAGGAGGATCAACAAAAAATGGATATTCCCGAAATGACCGTTGTCGAGCTTAAGCAGCTTATTGATAGTGGTGCTGATGATTTTGTGCTGATTGATGTCCGCAACCCCAATGAATATGAAATTGGCAAGATTCCCGGTTCGGTGTTGGTGCCATTACCGGAGATTGAAAATGGCGCCGGGGTGGAAAAGGTTAAAGAATTAGCCAATGGTCATCGGTTGATTGCTCACTGCAAGATGGGTGGGCGATCGGCCAAGGCTTTGGGCATTCTGAAACAAGCCGGAATTGATGGAATTAATGTCAAAGGTGGGATTAATGCTTGGAGTCAAGAAGTTGACCCCTCTGTCCCACAATATTAATTAAGCTTAATTAAGCCGTTAATTACTACAACCCCAAAAAGAACAGACACAGAGGACACCAAAGAAAATTTATCTTTGTGTCCTCTGTGTCTTTGTGGTGAGTTTCACCCGCAAGATGCAGCAAAAATTATTAGGCACAATGAGTGATTGACAAAATAGCTAATTTATGGTATAGAAACGAATTTTTATCAATAATATTTAATTTATTTCCCATATATCGGCCATAAAAATCAGTAATATTGCGGATGACTTTGGTCAGAGATTGGGGGGATAATGAAGTCAAGATTAATAAATTGTTAAATTTTTTCAGTGGATCGCTCAATTTTTTGTCCCAGGGGTGGCGGAAAAAATTTCTATTTTTTTATTTAAGTTCGCTTCAGCCATCTCAAAAATATCCTGATTGCCTGGGTAGCCGAAAGCAAGTTACAATGATTATAGGAGTGAATTACTCTATTGTTTAAGTATAGAGAATATTATTGCCAAAAGTAAGTAGGAGAAAGTTATTATGTTACGAGGCTTTAGTCAATTTTCCCGCAGTAAATCTAGCCCAAAAGTCGATCGCCTTGGCATGAAAAAAACTAGCGCTCCATTAGCGGATGGTTTTTGCAGTCGTTATGCCCACAGTTTTGAACACGACGATACAGAACGGTTAGATAAATTTGCCGGTCTGAATGATTTGTTGTCTTCCCTGGAAAGTTTCCGCGAGTAGTTCACCGCGATCGCCTCTGATGTACTCATTATGCTGTAATTCTCAGCAAATCAAGAATATTGGGTTAAATGACTGGATTGAAAGAAACTGAAATCATTATAAAGAGGGTGGGGATTATCTCCCCACCCTCTAAAATTTTTCATGGCTGCTAAGTTTAATGGTTGTTAAAATGGCGCTGGATTTATGGGGAGAAATTACCGAAATTACCAGAGCCAATGGCGATCGCACGATTATTGGCTTCAATGGCTTCGGTGTATCGGCCCAATTTTTCTAATGCTTTACCTTTATTAATCCAAGCTTCTCGTAAATCTGGGTTTAATTCTGTGGCTTTGTCCCAACAGCCGATCGCCTCCTCCCATCGATTTAATCCCGCTAAAGCGATGCCATAATTACACCAAGAAAGCGGATCTGTCTGATTCAATGCTAAAGATTTTTCCCAGCAGAATAAAGACTCTTCTAACCGGCCTAGATTAACCGCTAAAGCTAATGCTTTATTATACCAAGTTTCGCCATCATTGGGGTCAATTTCTAGGGCTTTATCCCAAGAAGCGATCGCCTCTTCATAACGTTCTAAATCATAGAAAGCATCGCCCCGATTACTCCAAGCTAGTTCTGCATCTGGTTTAATTTCTAGGGCTCGATCGTAAGAGGCGATCGCCTTTTCCAACTGCCCTAAATTAGTCAGAATATTTCCCCGATTAATCCAAGCCCGATAATGGTTAGGATCGAGTTTAATTACCTGGTCATAAGCAGCCAGGGCTTCTGAGTTTTTCTCTTGATCCATTTTTTCTTTGCCATAAGCAAACCAACCCTCCACATCATGCGGTTTCGGCAGCCCAGTTCCCGCCACCGGATCCATTTCTAGGAGGCGATCGCCTAGTTGTTGGGCTGCTTGATAAATTTCTCCTTTGCCCAATTCCCCCAAGCGCCGCAGTCTCCGACCAAGTTCATGGTTGGCATTGGTGGCGGACTCTAGTCGCTGGGCAAAACGTCTCAACCAGTCCAACCATTGCTGTTTAGTAGCGCGATCGCTCAAAACTTGAAAAAACCGCGTCACCTCGGCGTCCTGCCAATCGCCATTGACCCCTTCGAGTAACTGCATAAAAAAATGTTCATACTCTGGATCGCTGAGGGGTTTAACTTCCCGTGGGGGTGGCGCTTCAACAATGGGCGACTTCTGGGATCTGCCGAAAAACCGGCGAAATTGCTTAACCAGCCATTGCCAAATTTGCCTCAGCATTTGCGTTTTACCTCATATTTTACGATAGTTTCTAGGCGTCTGTATCCTGCTGATTCCGCCAATCGTATATTAAAATTGGAGAGAATTTTGGTGGAGAGAGTTATTTTGGATCTCCGTCTTCTTATTCCGATTTTCGATCCCTCCGTACCAGACTGGGCATTATCAGCACGATTATTACGCTGGTTAACTTTTTTGTGGCTATTCATCGGCTTGGCGGTGTTATTTTCTGCCTCCTATCCCACAGCCAATGATGAGTTTGGCGATGGATTTTACTATTTAAAAAGACAACTGATCTGGGTAATGGTCGGTTTGGTCGGCTTTAATTTAGTGGTCTATTCTCCACTGCGTTATCTGCTGGGAGTCTCCAATTGGGCAATTTTTTTGCTCCTCGGCGCGATCGTCTTAACCTTAGTTCCCGGCTTGGGGACGACCGTCAATGGCGCAACCCGCTGGCTTTCCATTGGCCCAGTGCCGATTCAGCCCTCAGAACTGATTAAACCATTTTTAGTCCTGCAAAGTGCCCTAGTTTTTGGCCGTTGGGACCGTTTATCTTGGCCAGATCGCCTGCGATGGCTGGGCATTTTCTCCGCTATTTTATTGGGAATTTTGCTCCAGCCCAACCTGAGCACCACTGCCCTCTGTGGTATGAGCATCTGGTTAATCGCCTTAGCCGCTGGTTTACCCTACAAATATTTAGGCGGAACTGCCCTGAGTGGCATCTGCCTCGCCCTCTTAAGTATTACGTTTAAAGAATACCAACGACGGCGGGTGATGTCGTTTCTCAATCCTTGGAACGATTGGTTTGGCGATGGCTACCAACTGATTCAAAGTTTACTGGCGGTCGGTTCGGGTGGCATTTGGGGCAATGGCTTTGGTATGTCCCAACAAAAACTGCTCTATTTGCCGATTCAATTTACCGATTTTATTTTCGCCGTTTTTGCCGAAGAATTCGGATTTGTGGGTTCTCTGGTGATGTTTTTAATGTTAGCTAGTTATGCCACCTTGGGATTATGGGTCGCCCTTTCTGCCCCGACTTTGGTCTATCAGTTAATTGCTATTGGCTCTACGGTTGTGATGGTGGGGCAATCTTTACTGAATATTGGCGTGGCTACCGGCGCCCTGCCCACCACGGGATTACCGTTACCTCTCTTTAGTTATGGTGGCAGTTCCATGATTGCTAGTTTAATGATTGCCGGGTTGTTAATTCGGGTAGCCCGTGAAAGTAGTAGCGCTCAAGTCATCCCCATGGGCGATCGCGTGCTTTAACCTTTTCCGGTCAGCAAAAAAGGAGGCCCCAAGTAGAGCCAGTGGCGATACCAAAAGCCGAGGATCACTGATGATCCTCGGCTTTTTTCATTACTTCCAAATATCAGCCAAAATATCTCATCCCCCGCTAATTCCTAGGCATCTTGTCCCACTTGAATCACCGTATCAGACTGAGACAGTTTGGGGGTGACAAAACCACCAGAAAACAACCGTTCTTGTTGTCCCGCAAACACTGGCATAGTTTGGCGAATTTCCTCAGCCACTTGCGTGGTTTTCACATCATAAGTTTGTGTCACCAGCTTGGGATACAAACCAATGCCAATGATGGGCAACAACAAACAAACCGTAATCAAAACTTCCCGTGGTTTGGCATCCATCCAAGTCTCTATTTCTAAAGCATTGATATCTTTACTCATATCTTTGCCATAGAAGACGACCCGCAGCATGGAAAGTAAATAAATCGGCGTCAAAATTAAACCAACAGCCGCTAACAGAATCACCACTAATTTAAATGAGGTGGTATAAATATCGCTGCTGGCAATTCCTAAAAATACCGTTAATTCACCCACAAATCCACTCATTCCCGGCAAGGCTAAAGAAGCCATTGAAGCGGCAGTGAAGAGGGCGAAAACTTTTGGCATGGACTTGGCCATTCCACTCATTTTTGCCATTGCTAAAGTATGGGTGCGTTCGTAGGTGACACCAGAGAGGAAGAATAAGGCAGCGGCAATTAAACCGTGAGACAACATTTGTAAGACCGCCCCACTGATACCTAATTCCGTCATGGCGGCAATTCCTAATAACACAAAGCCCATGTGGGAAATGGAAGAACAAGCCAGACGACGCTTGAGGTTATCTTGAGCAAAAGCATTCAAGGCACCGTAGACAATATTCACCACACCTAAAATCGCCAGGGCGGGGGCGAAGTAAAGATGAGCATTCGGTAGCATTTCGATGTTCATCCGAATCAGTCCATAGCCGCCCATTTTTAACAAAACTCCCGCCAGGATCATCGAGACTGGGGCGGAAGCTTCCCCATGAGCATCGGGCAACCAAGTATGCAAGGGGAAGATGGGCAGTTTGACCCCGAAGGCAATCAGGAAACCGGCATAAACCAGCAGTTCAAAGGTAACGGGGAAATGCTTGGCGGCGATCGCGCTCATATCAAAGGTGACGGTATCCCCAGAAAATGCCATTGCCAAACCGCCGATCAAAATAAAGATTGAGGCTAATGCGGTGTAAAGGATAAACTTGGTCGCGGCATATTGGCGCTTTGGCCCACCCCAAATAGAAATCAGCAAGTAAACCGGCACCAGTTCCAGTTCCCAAATAATGAAGAACATCAGGATATCTTGGGCAGCAAATACCCCAATTTGGGCGCTGTAGAGTGCCAGCATCAGGAAATAAAATAATCTCGGTTTCTTGGTGACGTTCCAAGATGCCCAAATTGCCAACACATTCACCAAACCTGTCAGCAAAATCAGTGGCATAGAGATGCCATCCACCGCCACAGACCAATTTAAGCCAATTTGCGGCATCCAGGCATAGCTTTCCACCAATTGATAGCTGGGGTCATTCAGGTGGAAATTTTGCCAAAAGGCATAAATAGCGAAATAAAAATCGACCAATCCAACGCCGAGAGCATACCAGCGGAGAGTTTTGCCCTCTTTGTCGGGAATCACAGGAATGGCCAGGGAAGCCACAATGGGCAATAGAATGATGGCGCTGATCCAGGGAAAGACTACCATAATCAGATGAGGATATATACTTATGACTGATGCGACCATTATATTTAGATCAACGAAGTTTTGTAAAGATTTGTTGCATAATAATCTTAGATACAAACCAGAAGTCAGCGTAAATACTTAGTCAATTTGCCCAGAATTGTCAAAATTGCATAAAAAAACGGGCAGCAGCAGCGCCCGTCAATAGACTATTTTTCCCCAGAGGGGATTTTAGAGGGGTGTGGGGCCGCCATCGGCCGCCATCGGTGTGGGGGGAAGAGAGAAAAGAGAATAGAGAAAAGAGAATAGAGAATTTTCCTATGCATCCTATGCATCCTATGCATCCTATGCATCCTATGCATCCTCTTCCCCTACACCCTACACCCTACACCCTACACCCTACACCCTACACCCCGGCTGCCTAACTCGGATCGAGACAAACGTCATATTTGGCGCCAGCATGATCGATCGCCAATACCTTGACCTCAGCCTTAACTCCTTGCTGATCCCAGGTGGCCGCAATGGTGGTCGCGACTTCGGTGGCATAGTTGGGAGATGTTAAAGCTAACAAAGTTGGCCCCGCACCACTAATCACGACACCATAAGCGCCGGAATTAATGGCCGCTTGCCGCACCATGTCGTAGCCAGCGATCAAGGTTTTTCGGTAGGGCTGATGAATGCGAT encodes:
- a CDS encoding NAD(P)H-quinone oxidoreductase subunit 4, with the translated sequence MVVFPWISAIILLPIVASLAIPVIPDKEGKTLRWYALGVGLVDFYFAIYAFWQNFHLNDPSYQLVESYAWMPQIGLNWSVAVDGISMPLILLTGLVNVLAIWASWNVTKKPRLFYFLMLALYSAQIGVFAAQDILMFFIIWELELVPVYLLISIWGGPKRQYAATKFILYTALASIFILIGGLAMAFSGDTVTFDMSAIAAKHFPVTFELLVYAGFLIAFGVKLPIFPLHTWLPDAHGEASAPVSMILAGVLLKMGGYGLIRMNIEMLPNAHLYFAPALAILGVVNIVYGALNAFAQDNLKRRLACSSISHMGFVLLGIAAMTELGISGAVLQMLSHGLIAAALFFLSGVTYERTHTLAMAKMSGMAKSMPKVFALFTAASMASLALPGMSGFVGELTVFLGIASSDIYTTSFKLVVILLAAVGLILTPIYLLSMLRVVFYGKDMSKDINALEIETWMDAKPREVLITVCLLLPIIGIGLYPKLVTQTYDVKTTQVAEEIRQTMPVFAGQQERLFSGGFVTPKLSQSDTVIQVGQDA
- a CDS encoding LptF/LptG family permease, which gives rise to MTSFSRVNTSINLLGFPLKLTMMDRYIIRELIGPFLFGIGAFCSVGVSVDTLFELIRQVTEKGLAWEIAIEVFLLKLPEFLVLAFPMSMLLATLMAYSRLSADSELVALRSCGVSVYRLVFPAMMVSLLVTAMTFAFNEAIVPVANYQASTTLERALKREKLPFQDRNIIHTEFERVTQADGQRVNVMKRLFYAEQFDGKDMKKLTILDRSEQGLTQIVSAELAQWNFSQNSWDFFNGTIYLIAPDGSYRNIIRFDRQQLQLPRTPLDLAQRGRDYGEMNIAQAKERLAILRQGADEDEIRKMEVRIQQKYALPFVCVVFALVGSTLGIRPRRVSKATSFGISILIVFGYYLLAFLTNALGQIQILSPVLAAWLPSGIGLTIGGVLLVRASR
- a CDS encoding tetratricopeptide repeat protein, giving the protein MLRQIWQWLVKQFRRFFGRSQKSPIVEAPPPREVKPLSDPEYEHFFMQLLEGVNGDWQDAEVTRFFQVLSDRATKQQWLDWLRRFAQRLESATNANHELGRRLRRLGELGKGEIYQAAQQLGDRLLEMDPVAGTGLPKPHDVEGWFAYGKEKMDQEKNSEALAAYDQVIKLDPNHYRAWINRGNILTNLGQLEKAIASYDRALEIKPDAELAWSNRGDAFYDLERYEEAIASWDKALEIDPNDGETWYNKALALAVNLGRLEESLFCWEKSLALNQTDPLSWCNYGIALAGLNRWEEAIGCWDKATELNPDLREAWINKGKALEKLGRYTEAIEANNRAIAIGSGNFGNFSP
- a CDS encoding LptA/OstA family protein, with translation MMHSVRKSSFLVQCGLGLILPIALAGAIATPTYTQIANANQAANAQSLSVRSDIQEADAKTGIVTARGNVQINYPARQMQGTAAQAQYFSRERRIVLTGNAYILQQGNSLRAETITYLIDEGRFIAVPEKNQQVESIYLIPDPNASNQSSAPNIPR
- the moeB gene encoding molybdopterin-synthase adenylyltransferase MoeB, with amino-acid sequence MLNPNLDEIQLTKDDYERYSRHLILPEVGVAGQKRLKAASVLCIGTGGLGSPLLLYLAAAGIGRLGIVDFDVVDHSNLQRQVIHGTSWVGKPKISSAKHRIHEINPFCQVDLYNTRISSQNALELISPYDIVVDGTDNFPTRYLVNDACVLLNKPNVYGSIFRFEGQATVFNYQEGPNYRDLYPEPPPPGMVPSCAEGGVLGILPGIIGVIQATETVKIILRQGNTLSGRLLLFNALEMKFRELKLRPNPERPVISKLIDYEQFCGIPQAKAQEDQQKMDIPEMTVVELKQLIDSGADDFVLIDVRNPNEYEIGKIPGSVLVPLPEIENGAGVEKVKELANGHRLIAHCKMGGRSAKALGILKQAGIDGINVKGGINAWSQEVDPSVPQY
- a CDS encoding ferredoxin thioredoxin reductase catalytic beta subunit, which produces MNPTDSKKLSTEKNLEAMKKFAEQYAQRTGTYFCVDLSVTAVVIEGLAKHKDELGSPLCPCRHYEDKAAEVKATFWNCPCVPMRERKECHCMLFLTPDNDFAGATQEISMAELEAVRNSIA
- a CDS encoding FtsW/RodA/SpoVE family cell cycle protein, producing the protein MDLRLLIPIFDPSVPDWALSARLLRWLTFLWLFIGLAVLFSASYPTANDEFGDGFYYLKRQLIWVMVGLVGFNLVVYSPLRYLLGVSNWAIFLLLGAIVLTLVPGLGTTVNGATRWLSIGPVPIQPSELIKPFLVLQSALVFGRWDRLSWPDRLRWLGIFSAILLGILLQPNLSTTALCGMSIWLIALAAGLPYKYLGGTALSGICLALLSITFKEYQRRRVMSFLNPWNDWFGDGYQLIQSLLAVGSGGIWGNGFGMSQQKLLYLPIQFTDFIFAVFAEEFGFVGSLVMFLMLASYATLGLWVALSAPTLVYQLIAIGSTVVMVGQSLLNIGVATGALPTTGLPLPLFSYGGSSMIASLMIAGLLIRVARESSSAQVIPMGDRVL
- a CDS encoding DUF309 domain-containing protein, with protein sequence MSNSIPPEFWQAVEQFNQQDFYACHDTLESLWMEASEPDKKFYQGILQIAVALYHLSNHNWKGAAILLGEGMSRLRSYQPTYFEINVAEILQISSQILQKLQEVGPENVVKLTDQLFGNMPENSMPDNPGLSLPKISQINR
- the lptB gene encoding LPS export ABC transporter ATP-binding protein, producing MNIHLENIYKIYGKRVVVKRVNLTLDQGEIVGLLGPNGSGKTTTFYIATGLEKPNQGHVWLNELEITQLSIDQRANLGIAYLAQEASIFRHLTTRQNILLVLEQSKIPKHEWSDRLHQLLREFRLEKVSSTLGIQLSGGERRRAELARALGMGVTGPKFLLLDEPFAGVDPIAVSEIQLMIAKLRQKNIGILITDHNVRETLAITDRAYIMRDGEIIASGTPEELYNNPLVRQYYLGEQFKL